One genomic region from Cellulomonas fengjieae encodes:
- a CDS encoding DNA polymerase III subunit beta family protein produces MHDDLLSIGALARAGGPPVSALRFYDAAGVLRPAHVDPATGYRWYTSAQVHTARLIASLRQAGLPVVDLVAVLETPHAAADVLARHRRRLEEDLTAAHAHLDAAVDILAQPGRCWVAAEDLLGAIAAVRHAVGADAAWPGLAGVLLHLDGATLRLVACDRSRVAVATVPTRQPSGPQVRVVAPLAFLDRIASAALPHDGQVVLGAHRLEILGVHGQPLEAGFPDYQQLLRWGGSVSVTIASGELVASAEAADDIVVVRLDGGRVDLAPPGAGDAFAFSRTFLLDAVRAAAAEHVALALDERYALSVAPADRPDDIGLMMPIRLLH; encoded by the coding sequence GTGCACGACGACCTGCTCAGCATCGGAGCGCTGGCCCGCGCCGGCGGCCCGCCCGTTTCAGCGCTCCGGTTCTACGACGCGGCCGGTGTACTGCGGCCGGCGCACGTCGACCCGGCCACGGGCTACCGCTGGTACACCTCCGCACAGGTTCACACCGCTCGGCTGATCGCCAGCCTGCGGCAGGCAGGGCTTCCGGTGGTTGATCTGGTCGCCGTGCTCGAGACTCCGCACGCGGCGGCGGACGTCCTGGCCCGTCACCGACGCCGCCTCGAGGAAGACCTCACCGCGGCTCACGCGCACCTGGACGCGGCCGTAGACATCCTGGCCCAGCCCGGAAGGTGCTGGGTCGCGGCCGAGGATCTACTCGGGGCGATCGCCGCGGTCCGCCACGCGGTGGGCGCCGACGCGGCGTGGCCTGGACTCGCCGGCGTTCTGCTGCATCTCGACGGGGCCACGCTCCGGCTCGTCGCCTGCGACCGATCACGAGTCGCTGTCGCGACGGTGCCGACGCGACAGCCCTCAGGCCCTCAGGTCCGCGTGGTGGCGCCGCTGGCGTTCCTCGACCGGATCGCGTCTGCCGCGCTGCCCCACGACGGACAGGTCGTCCTAGGAGCGCACCGTCTCGAGATCCTGGGCGTTCATGGCCAGCCGCTCGAGGCCGGGTTTCCGGACTACCAGCAGCTCCTGCGGTGGGGCGGGTCGGTAAGCGTCACCATCGCGTCCGGGGAGCTGGTCGCAAGCGCCGAAGCGGCAGACGACATCGTCGTTGTGCGCCTCGACGGGGGTCGGGTGGATCTCGCTCCTCCGGGCGCAGGAGACGCGTTTGCCTTCTCGCGGACGTTCCTTCTGGACGCAGTCCGCGCGGCCGCGGCTGAGCACGTCGCCTTGGCACTCGACGAGCGGTACGCCCTGAGCGTGGCCCCAGCAGACCGCCCGGACGACATCGGCCTGATGATGCCGATCCGCCTGCTCCACTAA
- a CDS encoding MOSC domain-containing protein, producing the protein MVVTSLRRYPVKSMGGEALASAELDHRGFHRDRWYAVVDGDGRFASVKDTRRFRRRDAVVRYTASTTADGQVEVRSDDTSWLVGDPLLDRHLTTAMGSEQRVLPEAAVSHQDAGAVSLVGTATIAWCAARWGGSDDPRRLRVNIVVETQTPFIEETWVGHQIALGSAALTVVERIPRCRMIDVEQDGTSPRAPWLRSLGSERDLYLAVYADVSRPGVITLGDEISVL; encoded by the coding sequence GTGGTCGTCACCTCCCTGCGCCGCTACCCGGTCAAGTCGATGGGTGGAGAGGCACTGGCCTCAGCCGAGCTGGACCATCGCGGGTTCCACAGGGACCGCTGGTACGCCGTCGTGGACGGCGACGGCCGGTTCGCGTCGGTCAAGGACACCCGCCGGTTCCGCCGGCGGGACGCCGTCGTGCGCTACACGGCGTCGACGACGGCGGACGGCCAGGTCGAGGTTCGCTCGGACGACACGAGCTGGCTCGTGGGCGACCCGCTGCTCGACCGGCACCTCACCACCGCCATGGGGAGCGAGCAACGCGTCCTGCCCGAGGCTGCCGTCTCGCACCAGGACGCCGGTGCCGTCTCCCTCGTCGGCACCGCGACGATCGCATGGTGCGCGGCCCGGTGGGGCGGCAGCGACGACCCTCGGCGGCTGCGCGTCAACATCGTCGTGGAGACGCAGACGCCGTTCATCGAGGAGACGTGGGTCGGCCACCAGATCGCCCTCGGGTCCGCCGCGCTGACGGTCGTGGAGCGGATCCCACGGTGCCGGATGATCGATGTCGAGCAGGACGGGACCAGCCCGCGTGCCCCATGGCTCCGGTCGCTCGGCTCCGAGCGGGATCTGTACCTCGCGGTTTACGCCGACGTCAGCCGACCGGGTGTGATCACCCTCGGTGACGAGATCTCTGTGCTCTGA
- a CDS encoding alpha/beta fold hydrolase, giving the protein MRHHIELSAGRIDYEDTGGDGPVLVLAHGVPMNETQWRKVVPLLVGCRCILPTLPLGGHRQPMREGADLSHRGVALLLGELLERLDLTDVTLVLNDWGGGQFLVSEGRAQRVGRMVLVACEAFDNFPPAPAKALAAAARVPGGIWLVMQLLRSRRFRHSRRGYGAMSLRGIPDAVLDDWFAPATRSRAIRRDFAAFASSAPDRATLLSWSDRLADFTGPVLVVWAQDDPMMPRAHGPRLAALYPGGRLVEIADSSTLVPEDQPERLAEVILAFLGDPG; this is encoded by the coding sequence ATGCGCCATCACATCGAGCTGAGCGCGGGCCGCATCGACTACGAGGACACGGGCGGCGACGGACCCGTGCTCGTCCTGGCGCACGGCGTCCCCATGAATGAGACGCAGTGGCGCAAGGTCGTGCCACTGCTCGTCGGGTGCCGGTGCATCCTGCCGACCCTCCCGCTCGGTGGCCACCGGCAGCCGATGCGGGAGGGTGCGGACCTGTCCCACCGCGGCGTGGCGCTGCTGCTCGGCGAGCTCCTCGAGCGGCTGGACCTCACGGACGTGACGCTCGTGCTCAACGACTGGGGCGGTGGCCAGTTCCTGGTCTCCGAGGGCCGGGCGCAACGGGTCGGGCGGATGGTGCTGGTGGCGTGCGAGGCGTTCGACAACTTCCCGCCCGCACCGGCGAAGGCCCTGGCGGCGGCCGCCCGGGTGCCGGGCGGGATCTGGCTGGTCATGCAGCTGCTGCGATCCCGCCGGTTCCGGCACAGCCGACGCGGCTACGGAGCCATGAGCCTGCGCGGCATCCCGGACGCGGTCCTCGACGACTGGTTCGCGCCCGCGACGAGGTCCCGGGCGATCCGGCGCGACTTCGCGGCGTTCGCGTCCTCGGCACCGGATCGCGCGACGCTCCTGTCCTGGTCCGACCGGCTCGCCGACTTCACGGGTCCCGTCCTGGTCGTCTGGGCACAAGACGACCCGATGATGCCTCGCGCGCACGGGCCCCGGCTCGCGGCCCTCTACCCAGGGGGACGCCTGGTCGAGATCGCGGACTCCTCGACCCTCGTCCCGGAGGACCAGCCCGAGAGACTCGCCGAGGTGATCCTCGCGTTCCTCGGTGATCCGGGCTGA
- a CDS encoding ATP-binding protein yields the protein MSDRASWVTTTHAWSSDLDLAHLAEIRSRPTLYGAGGRRHLILEVLAYANEEAESRGRMGHAVVTMRADGTVTVADDGRGTDTRIDEHGDVIRKPVMSTRDVRFFDAEDGARLPDGLPRRGMSVVSAMSPVLVHENHLASGAWSQTYRRGVPDDELRAVTPSTATGTSVTFRVGAEVQGPESLVDSDLTGFPALQIDLR from the coding sequence GTGAGCGACAGAGCGTCATGGGTGACGACCACACACGCGTGGTCGAGCGATCTCGACCTCGCGCACCTCGCCGAGATCCGATCGCGTCCGACGCTCTACGGGGCGGGTGGTCGACGCCACCTCATCCTCGAGGTGCTCGCGTACGCGAACGAAGAGGCGGAGTCGCGTGGGCGCATGGGTCACGCGGTCGTGACGATGCGAGCCGACGGTACGGTGACCGTCGCGGACGACGGGCGCGGCACTGACACTCGGATCGACGAACATGGCGACGTGATCCGCAAGCCGGTGATGTCGACCCGGGACGTCCGATTCTTCGATGCGGAGGACGGTGCGCGGCTCCCCGATGGCCTGCCACGACGCGGGATGTCGGTCGTGTCAGCGATGAGCCCGGTACTCGTCCATGAGAACCACCTCGCGAGCGGCGCGTGGTCGCAGACCTATCGGCGCGGCGTGCCGGACGACGAGCTCCGCGCCGTCACCCCGTCGACGGCCACCGGTACCTCAGTGACCTTCCGCGTTGGTGCCGAGGTTCAGGGGCCGGAGTCCCTCGTCGACAGCGACCTCACCGGGTTCCCCGCGTTGCAGATCGATCTCCGATGA
- a CDS encoding DUF72 domain-containing protein, producing MGVRVGLCGWTVSQASYVGRFPVVEVQHTFYEPPSDAVLTRWRTQVPASFEFTIKAWQIVTHESNSPTYRRMKQPLPDSARGQVGAFRTTPPVLAGWQRTLECARILRATAVLLQCPKSFRPTADNVGRLRTFMTQVERPAARLLWEPRGEWPPQLLTELCAELDLVHVVDPMQTETVTPEQTYYRLHGTSGSRHVHTDDELRRLRDMVDGRPSPYVMFNNLPRVGDAERFLALL from the coding sequence GTGGGCGTTCGCGTCGGGCTGTGTGGGTGGACGGTCTCCCAGGCTTCGTATGTAGGTCGCTTCCCCGTCGTGGAGGTGCAGCACACGTTCTACGAACCGCCGTCTGACGCCGTGCTGACCCGGTGGCGGACCCAGGTGCCAGCCAGCTTCGAGTTCACGATCAAGGCGTGGCAGATCGTCACCCACGAGTCCAACAGCCCTACCTACCGGCGGATGAAGCAGCCTCTGCCGGACAGCGCGCGCGGCCAGGTCGGAGCCTTCCGGACCACGCCTCCGGTCCTCGCGGGATGGCAGCGGACCCTTGAGTGTGCCCGGATCCTGCGGGCCACCGCCGTACTACTTCAGTGTCCGAAGAGCTTTCGCCCGACGGCCGACAACGTCGGACGGTTGCGCACCTTCATGACGCAGGTGGAGCGGCCGGCGGCGCGGCTGCTGTGGGAACCCCGCGGTGAGTGGCCCCCGCAGCTGCTCACGGAGCTCTGCGCCGAGCTGGATCTTGTTCACGTCGTCGACCCGATGCAGACCGAGACCGTGACGCCGGAGCAGACCTATTACCGCCTGCACGGCACGTCCGGCTCGCGGCACGTCCACACCGATGATGAGCTGCGCCGGCTGCGGGACATGGTCGACGGCCGACCATCGCCCTACGTCATGTTCAACAACCTGCCGCGGGTAGGCGACGCGGAGCGGTTCCTCGCCCTGCTCTGA
- a CDS encoding AraC family transcriptional regulator — MIAWLNRLVDLVEEDLTEELDVVRLAAALGTTEYHLRRMFSSLAGMPLSEYVRRRRMTVAAGELISGSDDLLRIAVRYGYGSAEAFARAFQSVHGVSPGRARRDGGPFRTQPRLRFRLTVEGALPMDVRIAARPAFRLAGHATRVPLVHSEVNTAIQEHVTSLGPDEHRRLKALGDAEPYGLLAVSTDIDPDRREGSELTYLHGVAVTDAVQVPDDLDVLPVAAGSWAVFRATGAYPGTVQALWSATATEWFPSNPWRLRPGPEVVAVIDRADDFSTATVELWLPVDPS, encoded by the coding sequence GTGATCGCCTGGCTCAACCGGCTCGTGGACCTCGTGGAAGAAGACCTCACCGAGGAGCTCGACGTCGTCCGCCTCGCAGCTGCGCTCGGGACCACCGAGTACCACCTGCGTCGCATGTTCTCGTCGCTGGCGGGCATGCCGCTGTCGGAGTACGTGCGGCGCCGGCGCATGACCGTGGCTGCGGGGGAGCTCATCTCCGGGTCGGACGACCTGCTGCGCATCGCCGTGCGGTACGGATACGGCTCGGCGGAAGCCTTCGCTCGGGCGTTCCAGTCCGTGCACGGCGTCAGCCCCGGTCGAGCCCGACGTGACGGCGGCCCCTTCCGAACCCAACCGCGCCTCAGGTTCCGCCTGACTGTCGAAGGAGCACTCCCCATGGACGTCCGAATCGCCGCTCGACCCGCTTTCCGCCTCGCCGGGCACGCGACACGCGTGCCGCTCGTCCACAGCGAGGTCAACACCGCCATCCAGGAGCACGTCACCTCCCTTGGCCCGGACGAGCACCGGCGCCTGAAGGCGTTGGGCGACGCCGAGCCGTACGGACTGCTCGCGGTCAGCACCGACATCGACCCGGACCGTCGAGAGGGTTCGGAGCTCACGTACCTGCACGGCGTCGCCGTGACGGATGCGGTGCAGGTCCCGGACGATCTCGACGTCCTCCCCGTCGCGGCCGGCTCGTGGGCCGTCTTCCGAGCAACGGGTGCCTACCCCGGCACCGTCCAGGCGCTGTGGTCCGCGACGGCGACCGAGTGGTTCCCGTCGAACCCGTGGCGGCTCCGGCCGGGTCCCGAGGTGGTCGCCGTGATCGACCGCGCCGACGACTTCAGCACGGCGACGGTCGAGCTCTGGCTGCCGGTCGATCCCAGCTGA
- a CDS encoding VOC family protein codes for MTTLRHGKICHVELPADDPQAAAEFYARVFDWKVRSANGTYFFEDSTDEVSGHWVAHREPTPPGVLVYVWVDDIAAAVERVVAEGCELVQPVGGDPGELTARFRDPGGSIVGLYQEPPG; via the coding sequence ATGACCACACTGCGCCACGGCAAGATCTGCCACGTCGAGCTGCCGGCGGACGATCCGCAGGCGGCGGCGGAGTTCTACGCCCGCGTCTTCGACTGGAAGGTGCGCTCCGCGAACGGCACGTACTTCTTCGAGGACTCGACCGACGAGGTCAGTGGCCACTGGGTCGCTCACCGGGAGCCGACCCCGCCCGGGGTGCTCGTCTACGTCTGGGTCGACGACATCGCCGCGGCCGTCGAGCGGGTCGTCGCCGAGGGGTGCGAGCTCGTCCAGCCGGTCGGCGGCGATCCGGGTGAGCTGACCGCTCGGTTCCGGGACCCCGGCGGCAGCATCGTCGGTCTGTACCAGGAGCCGCCGGGCTGA
- a CDS encoding glycoside hydrolase family 9 protein yields the protein MSPTTHRRRAAGLAVAAALAVSGLVASSQAAVAAPDPGSPVKVNQVAYVPGVAKVATLVSSSTAPVAWTLRNAAGTVVASGQSTVKGADALSGDSTHLIDFSTFDTPGTGYVLSAANASSYPFDISADPVKRLRYDSLAFFYHQRSGIAIDARYVGSTYARAAGHLGVAPNQGDTSVPCRQSCGYSLDVRGGWYDAGDQGKYVVNGGIATWQLQNAYERTLHVAGADKTALGDGTMAIPERANGAPDILDEARWELEFLLRMQVPAGRTDAGMVHHKMHDENWTALPTIPAQDSQRRVLSPVSTAATLNLAAVAAQASRLWKTIDPTFSAKALAAAQTAYTAAKANPNRIASANDGTGGGAYSDSSVTDEFYWAAAELYATTGSDSYRADVTGSSLYKGRSFAQRGYDWGWTGGLGDTTLALVPTGLPSSDVAATRAAIVTFADSALARATSQAYPAPNNAGSVYYWGSNGQVANNANALALAYDFTGQSKYRTGVYAALDYFQGRNPLNQSYIAGYGEKAVQNVHHRFWAHQADASLPIAPPGSFSGGPNSELQDPIAAAQLAGCAPQKCFVDHIEAYSVNEVAINWNSALAWLATWAAEHTGAAPAVDTTPPTVPGTPLVSVSGMNFTSAGLSWTASADPESGIAGYDVVRVVGDSLEVVATTTATNATVSRLQPATSYTYVIVARNGAGLSSTSAPVTFRTGEDVPPVDTPPTTPGTPVASAVTTTGATLTWTASTDDTGVAGYDVLRVSGGASTVVATSATPTVTLTGLTPGTDHVLAVRARDTAGQLSSVSPTVAFRTLPTETTPPSTCAVTYSANSWGSGFTASITLTNTGSTPWTSWNLGFTFAGDQKVTQGWSASYSQTGSAVTVTNAAWNGNVPAGGSTSIGFNGSYSGTNSAPTGFTVNGTPCA from the coding sequence ATGTCACCGACTACCCACCGTCGCCGCGCCGCCGGGCTGGCGGTCGCCGCCGCCCTCGCCGTCTCCGGGCTCGTCGCCTCGTCGCAGGCCGCGGTCGCGGCGCCCGACCCCGGCTCGCCGGTCAAGGTGAACCAGGTCGCCTACGTGCCGGGTGTCGCCAAGGTCGCGACCCTGGTCAGCTCGTCGACGGCGCCGGTCGCGTGGACGCTGCGGAACGCGGCCGGCACGGTCGTGGCGTCGGGCCAGTCGACGGTCAAGGGCGCCGACGCGCTGTCCGGCGACTCGACGCACCTCATCGACTTCTCGACGTTCGACACGCCAGGCACCGGCTACGTGCTGTCCGCCGCCAACGCCAGCAGCTACCCCTTCGACATCTCGGCCGACCCGGTGAAGAGGCTGCGGTACGACTCGCTCGCGTTCTTCTACCACCAGCGCAGCGGCATCGCGATCGACGCCCGGTACGTCGGCAGCACCTACGCCCGGGCCGCCGGGCACCTGGGTGTCGCGCCCAACCAAGGCGACACGAGCGTGCCGTGCCGCCAGTCGTGCGGCTACAGCCTCGACGTGCGCGGCGGCTGGTACGACGCCGGCGACCAGGGCAAGTACGTGGTCAACGGCGGCATCGCCACGTGGCAGCTGCAGAACGCGTACGAGCGGACGCTCCACGTCGCCGGCGCCGACAAGACGGCGCTGGGCGACGGCACCATGGCGATCCCGGAGCGGGCCAACGGCGCCCCCGACATCCTCGACGAGGCGCGGTGGGAGCTCGAGTTCCTGCTCCGCATGCAGGTGCCGGCCGGGCGGACCGACGCCGGGATGGTGCACCACAAGATGCACGACGAGAACTGGACCGCTCTGCCGACGATCCCCGCGCAGGACAGCCAGCGCCGGGTCCTGTCACCGGTGAGCACCGCGGCGACGCTGAACCTGGCGGCGGTGGCGGCGCAGGCGTCGCGGTTGTGGAAGACGATCGACCCGACGTTCTCGGCGAAGGCCCTGGCTGCGGCGCAGACCGCGTACACCGCCGCCAAGGCGAACCCGAACCGGATCGCGTCCGCGAACGACGGCACCGGTGGCGGCGCCTACAGCGACAGCTCGGTCACGGACGAGTTCTACTGGGCGGCCGCCGAGCTGTACGCGACGACCGGCTCCGACAGCTACCGCGCCGACGTCACCGGGTCGTCGCTGTACAAGGGCCGGAGCTTCGCGCAGCGCGGGTACGACTGGGGCTGGACCGGTGGCCTCGGCGACACGACGCTCGCCCTCGTCCCGACCGGGCTCCCGTCGTCCGACGTGGCGGCCACCCGCGCCGCCATCGTGACGTTCGCCGATTCGGCCCTGGCCCGCGCCACGAGCCAGGCCTACCCGGCGCCCAACAACGCCGGGTCCGTCTACTACTGGGGCTCGAACGGCCAGGTCGCCAACAACGCGAACGCCCTCGCACTCGCGTACGACTTCACCGGCCAGTCGAAGTACCGCACCGGCGTGTACGCCGCGCTCGACTACTTCCAGGGCCGCAACCCGCTCAACCAGTCCTACATCGCGGGGTACGGCGAGAAGGCGGTGCAGAACGTGCACCACCGGTTCTGGGCCCACCAGGCCGACGCGTCGCTGCCCATCGCACCGCCCGGCTCGTTCTCGGGCGGCCCGAACAGCGAGCTGCAGGACCCGATCGCCGCGGCGCAGCTCGCGGGCTGCGCGCCCCAAAAGTGCTTCGTCGACCACATCGAGGCGTACTCCGTCAACGAGGTCGCGATCAACTGGAACTCGGCGCTCGCGTGGCTCGCGACGTGGGCCGCGGAGCACACGGGCGCAGCACCGGCGGTCGACACGACCCCGCCGACCGTCCCCGGCACGCCGCTGGTCTCCGTGAGCGGCATGAACTTCACGTCCGCGGGCCTCTCGTGGACCGCCTCGGCCGACCCGGAGAGCGGGATCGCCGGGTACGACGTCGTGCGCGTCGTAGGCGACTCGCTCGAAGTCGTCGCGACGACCACCGCGACGAACGCGACGGTGAGCCGCCTCCAGCCGGCGACCTCGTACACGTACGTGATCGTGGCCCGCAACGGCGCCGGTCTCTCCTCGACGTCCGCCCCCGTCACCTTCCGGACCGGGGAGGACGTCCCGCCGGTCGACACCCCGCCGACGACGCCGGGCACGCCCGTGGCCTCCGCGGTCACCACGACGGGCGCGACCCTGACGTGGACCGCCTCGACGGACGACACGGGCGTCGCGGGGTACGACGTGCTGCGCGTCTCCGGCGGTGCGTCCACCGTGGTCGCGACGTCGGCCACCCCGACGGTCACGCTCACCGGGCTGACCCCCGGCACCGACCACGTGCTCGCCGTCCGGGCGCGGGACACCGCCGGGCAGCTCTCGTCGGTCTCGCCGACCGTCGCCTTCCGGACCCTGCCCACCGAGACGACACCGCCCAGCACCTGTGCGGTCACGTACTCCGCGAACTCATGGGGCAGCGGGTTCACGGCGTCGATCACCCTGACCAACACCGGATCGACGCCGTGGACGTCGTGGAACCTCGGGTTCACGTTCGCGGGCGACCAGAAGGTCACGCAGGGGTGGAGCGCGAGCTACAGCCAGACCGGCTCGGCCGTGACCGTGACGAACGCGGCGTGGAACGGCAACGTGCCTGCCGGCGGCTCGACGAGCATCGGCTTCAACGGCTCGTACAGCGGCACCAACTCCGCGCCGACGGGCTTCACCGTGAACGGCACGCCCTGCGCCTGA
- a CDS encoding VOC family protein, translated as MQVPGLLLIPQRVEDYRPPAWPGASVVHLDLTAGDRLDEPVERALALGARLADPQPDERWRVLLDPAGHPFCITTVSPSPELFTG; from the coding sequence GTGCAGGTCCCGGGACTGCTGCTCATCCCGCAGCGCGTGGAGGACTACCGCCCTCCGGCGTGGCCCGGCGCGTCGGTCGTGCACCTGGACCTGACGGCCGGTGACCGTCTCGACGAGCCAGTGGAGCGGGCACTCGCCCTCGGTGCCCGGCTGGCCGATCCGCAGCCGGACGAGCGGTGGAGGGTGCTGCTCGACCCCGCGGGCCACCCCTTCTGCATCACCACCGTGTCGCCCTCCCCCGAGCTGTTCACGGGCTGA
- a CDS encoding S66 peptidase family protein translates to MRARILRSMTAAAPSPPLRPRALQAGDLVVIASLSGPLIAQYEPNVQKTVGVLEHMGFRPRRAPLLEVGRSHWWSAAEPAEIAAELNGLLRDPEVRAIIANDGGQTAFGYLDLIDLEAIRTDPKPILGYSDISLLHLALYARTGLVGFHADMATPGFGDGWQSAPPPRRAELETLYSQLLTGTDAIGALPGGPSWECWRPGRAEGPLIGGVINRIALVQATRFAVPLEWFDGAVLFWEEMGGLNSYVWSYLHVLRHAGILDLISGMVVGIPREIAGLESPDASPTLAEIVLDVLGDRDIPVLGNVQFGHAGPNLPMPVGIRARLDAQQRTLSLLEPAVRPPAAPTAADVARFSP, encoded by the coding sequence GTGCGCGCGCGGATACTTCGTTCGATGACTGCCGCCGCACCGTCTCCGCCGCTCCGACCGCGTGCTCTGCAGGCCGGCGACCTCGTCGTGATCGCATCGCTCTCCGGACCGCTCATCGCGCAGTACGAGCCCAACGTGCAGAAGACGGTGGGCGTGCTCGAGCACATGGGGTTCCGTCCGCGTCGAGCACCGCTGCTCGAGGTCGGGAGGAGCCACTGGTGGAGCGCGGCCGAACCCGCCGAGATCGCCGCCGAGCTCAACGGTCTGCTGCGAGATCCCGAGGTCCGCGCGATCATCGCGAATGACGGCGGGCAGACCGCGTTCGGATACCTCGACCTGATCGACCTCGAGGCGATCAGGACCGATCCGAAGCCGATCCTCGGGTACAGCGACATCTCGCTGCTGCATCTGGCCCTCTACGCACGCACGGGCCTGGTCGGGTTCCATGCCGACATGGCGACTCCGGGCTTCGGCGACGGCTGGCAGTCCGCGCCGCCGCCGCGCCGAGCGGAGCTCGAGACGCTCTACTCCCAGCTGCTGACCGGCACCGACGCGATCGGCGCGCTGCCCGGGGGCCCGTCCTGGGAGTGCTGGCGTCCGGGACGCGCCGAGGGCCCGCTGATCGGGGGCGTGATCAACCGCATCGCACTCGTGCAGGCCACGCGGTTCGCCGTGCCGCTCGAGTGGTTCGACGGTGCCGTGCTGTTCTGGGAGGAGATGGGTGGCCTGAACTCGTACGTGTGGAGCTATCTGCACGTGCTGAGGCACGCCGGCATCCTCGACCTGATCTCCGGCATGGTCGTGGGAATCCCGCGCGAGATCGCCGGACTCGAGTCGCCCGACGCGTCGCCGACCCTGGCCGAGATCGTTCTGGATGTCCTCGGCGACCGGGACATCCCGGTACTGGGCAACGTCCAGTTCGGACATGCAGGCCCGAACCTGCCGATGCCGGTCGGTATCCGTGCCCGCCTCGACGCCCAGCAGCGGACGTTGTCGCTGCTCGAGCCGGCGGTGCGCCCGCCTGCGGCACCGACCGCCGCGGACGTCGCACGGTTCAGCCCGTGA
- a CDS encoding cysteine hydrolase family protein, with product MSGSPWLMAVDLQQVFADPTSPWCTPRFADALAGTLRLRGAFGPRVALTRFRPAGRPTGAWGPYYAAWPFALDPANIPLYELVPDLPVADAVVLDRPTFGKWDAATAAALPGVTEIVLTGVSTDCCVLSTALAAADAGVHVRVVADACAGASEDDHQRALDAMALYAPLIEITTVDEVLARR from the coding sequence GTGAGCGGGTCGCCCTGGCTCATGGCCGTCGACCTCCAGCAGGTCTTCGCCGACCCGACAAGCCCGTGGTGCACGCCGCGGTTCGCGGACGCGCTCGCCGGCACGCTGCGGCTGCGCGGAGCGTTCGGCCCACGCGTGGCACTGACCCGGTTCCGCCCGGCGGGCCGTCCGACCGGCGCGTGGGGGCCGTATTACGCGGCCTGGCCGTTCGCCCTGGACCCGGCGAACATCCCGCTGTACGAGCTGGTCCCCGACCTGCCCGTCGCCGACGCGGTCGTCCTGGACCGTCCGACCTTCGGCAAGTGGGACGCCGCGACGGCCGCCGCGCTCCCGGGGGTCACCGAGATCGTGCTGACCGGGGTGTCGACCGACTGCTGCGTGCTGTCCACGGCGCTGGCCGCGGCCGATGCCGGCGTGCACGTGCGCGTCGTCGCGGACGCGTGCGCCGGGGCCAGCGAGGACGACCACCAACGGGCCCTCGACGCTATGGCGCTCTACGCACCGCTGATCGAGATCACGACGGTCGACGAGGTGCTCGCCCGGCGTTGA